CTCGCGTGCGAGGCCGGAGTCACGGCGCTCAACTCCGGCGGCATCGTCGAGATCCCGCACGAGGAGCGCCCGGCGTTCTACGCCTGAGACAGCCGGATGCTGTCGCGAGCAGCTGCTCTGACAGCATCCGCCTCTCTTCCACTGACGAAGGAGCATCATGGTCCGCATCGCACTCGACCCGACACCGTACAACGATTCCGTGCACCTGCTCGACTTTCCCGAGCTCGTCGCGCGACTCGGGTACGAGCACCTGCAGCTGACACCGAACCCCGACTTCGGGCGTCACTTTCACTACCCCAAGCTCGACGACGCGATGATCGCCGAGCTCAAGAAGCGGGCGAAGGACGCCGGCGTGACAATCACGTCGATTCTGCCCGTTCAGCGCATCTCGTGGCCCGACGAGCCGCAGCGTGAAGCGGCCGTGCGCAATATGCGCCGGTACATCGAGGTCGCGGCCGAGCTCGGTGTGCCCATGATCAATACCGAGTTCTCGGGGCGGCCCGAACGCGAGGAGGAGTCGGAGGCCGGCTTCTACCGGTCGATGGACGAGCTGCTTCCTGTGCTGGAGCGCGAGGGCATCACGCTCAACATCGATCCCCACCCCGACGATTTCGTCGAAGACGGTCTCGAGGCCTGGCGCATCATCCGCGGGCTCAACTCACGGCAGGTGGGCTTTGTCTACGTCGCATCGCACACCTTCCACTACGGGGATCGCGCGACAACACTGCTGCCCGAGATCGGCGATCGGCTCGGCGCCGTGTACACGGCAGACAGCTTCGACCACAATCGCTCGCACGGTCTGCGCTACATCAGCAACCCGCCGGGAAACACGGTGCGCATTCACCAGCACTCGGCGATCGGCGACGGCGACGTCGACTGGCAGGAGCTGTTCGGCGTACTCGCGAAGACCGGCTACCTCGATCGAGACGACGCGCTCATCGTGTCGAACGTGTTCGGCGAAGACGAGCGCGCAGATGAGGTCAGCAAATACCAGGTGCAGAAGATCCGCGAGCTCATCGACAAGGCCCGCGCATGAGCGCGCGCACGATCGGCGTTGGCCTCATCAGCGTCGGCTGGATGGGGCGCCTGCACACTCGGTCGTACAAGTCGATTCCCGAGCGGTTCCCCGAGCTGGGCGTGCGGCCGCGTCTGGTGATAGCGGCGGATGCTGTCGCGGAGGCCGCGCAGCAAGCCGTCGACCAGCTGGGCTACGAGCGCTGCACAACCGACTACCGCGACGTGCTTTCGGATCCCGATGTCGACGTCGTGTCGATCTGCGCGCCCAACTTTCTGCACAAAGAGTTCGCGCTCGCCGCCGCCGAGGCAGGCAAGCCGTTCTGGATCGAGAAGCCCATGGGGCGCAACGTCGCCGAGAGCGTGGAGATCGCGCGAGCGGCATCCGACGCTGGCCTCGTCACCGCCGTCGGCTTCAACTATCGCAACGCGCCGGCGGTCTCTCACGCCCGCGAGCTCATCGAACGTGGCGCGCTTGGCATGATCACGAATGTTCGCACGTCGTTCCTCGCCGACTACTCATCAGATCCGCAGGGTGCGCTGACGTGGCGCTTTGAGCGCGAGCGCGCCGGCTCTGGCGTACTCGGCGACCTACTGTCACACGGTTTCGATCTCGCGACGTTTCTC
This DNA window, taken from Paramicrobacterium agarici, encodes the following:
- a CDS encoding Gfo/Idh/MocA family protein → MSARTIGVGLISVGWMGRLHTRSYKSIPERFPELGVRPRLVIAADAVAEAAQQAVDQLGYERCTTDYRDVLSDPDVDVVSICAPNFLHKEFALAAAEAGKPFWIEKPMGRNVAESVEIARAASDAGLVTAVGFNYRNAPAVSHARELIERGALGMITNVRTSFLADYSSDPQGALTWRFERERAGSGVLGDLLSHGFDLATFLVGEIDEVSATTGTYITERAKPTSANASHFSKSAGGEMKTVENEDVALVIAKFASGAIGTFESSRIAIGPRAEYVIEVYGTEGSLRWDFQRMNELQVSLRSGENYGYTDVYMSPGHGDFARFQPGGGTSMGFDDLKAIEAALFVESVVTGEQKAPSVHDGLAAARAADAAERSAESREWVALPR
- a CDS encoding sugar phosphate isomerase/epimerase family protein; protein product: MVRIALDPTPYNDSVHLLDFPELVARLGYEHLQLTPNPDFGRHFHYPKLDDAMIAELKKRAKDAGVTITSILPVQRISWPDEPQREAAVRNMRRYIEVAAELGVPMINTEFSGRPEREEESEAGFYRSMDELLPVLEREGITLNIDPHPDDFVEDGLEAWRIIRGLNSRQVGFVYVASHTFHYGDRATTLLPEIGDRLGAVYTADSFDHNRSHGLRYISNPPGNTVRIHQHSAIGDGDVDWQELFGVLAKTGYLDRDDALIVSNVFGEDERADEVSKYQVQKIRELIDKARA